A DNA window from Anaerocolumna sp. AGMB13020 contains the following coding sequences:
- a CDS encoding tRNA (cytidine(34)-2'-O)-methyltransferase — protein sequence MNIVLLEPEIPANTGNIGRTCVAAGARLHLIKPLGFSLEEKEIKRAGLDYWKDLDVTIYENYADFLEKNPGAKIYMATTKALKVYTDADYEPDAYIMFGKESAGIPEEILLDNKENAIRIPMMGEIRSLNLANSVAIVLYEALRHNDFSGMRMAGKLHRHSWDEA from the coding sequence ATGAACATCGTATTACTGGAACCGGAGATACCTGCTAATACCGGGAACATTGGACGTACCTGTGTTGCAGCAGGAGCCAGGCTCCATCTAATAAAACCCCTTGGGTTTTCTCTGGAGGAAAAAGAGATTAAACGAGCAGGTCTTGATTACTGGAAGGACCTTGATGTTACAATCTATGAAAACTATGCTGATTTCTTAGAGAAGAATCCGGGGGCCAAGATTTATATGGCAACCACCAAAGCCTTAAAGGTATATACAGATGCTGATTACGAGCCCGATGCTTATATTATGTTTGGCAAGGAGAGTGCTGGAATTCCTGAGGAGATATTGCTTGATAACAAGGAAAATGCAATCCGTATTCCTATGATGGGAGAGATTCGCTCGTTAAATCTTGCCAATTCTGTTGCGATTGTACTGTACGAGGCTTTAAGACATAATGATTTCTCAGGGATGCGAATGGCAGGAAAGTTGCACCGCCATTCCTGGGATGAAGCTTAG